From Streptomyces sp. NBC_00690, a single genomic window includes:
- a CDS encoding copper resistance CopC/CopD family protein: MTAIAPLLGALPSGPLHPRTGPGTRRPLHRRVLAATVLLGTVLGLLLFGAAPASAHAALTGSNPQDGAVVATAPSEVKLTFSEQIAMGKDSIRVLEPSGKRADRATVRDLSAGGTVAYGVELLPDLPQGTYTVAWRAVSADSHPISGAFTFSIGAPSSTEVSLSAQEPGTGVVGVLYDIARYAAYTGFVLMVGGASFILLCWQRGAGVRPVQRLIIHGWVTLTAATLAMLLLRSPYTGSGKLADAFELSGLRDVLESKTGAALVSRLLLLGAAALFIAVLFGSYARRDAEPDGTPGDGGDDASGVARKDLTFGLAVGGTVVAAGIAATWALSEHASTGIQPGVAMPVDVIHLLAVATWLGGLAALLTTLYRGPSIEEGAVRKFSQVAFVSVVALAATGLYQSWRQVGSWSALTGTSYGRLLLLKVALVGVMLGVAWLSRRWTQRLGRQTESDDAPDATEETAEETETETAVVGASTAAGGTVAAADPVREAQLARQRSAVASAGRKKARDADPLRSGLRRSVLAEASIAVVLLAVTTVLTTTEPGRTQEEAAKSTGSSAAGAVAQGPAELKIPFDTGGTNGKGTIRLTLDPASPGANALHLWIDDPAGAPLDAPEISVSFTLEDKQIGPLPTTPQRLAAGHWTAPSVQIPMPGDWKVQVTVRTSDFDQVTVDENVKIG; this comes from the coding sequence ATGACAGCCATCGCCCCGCTCCTCGGAGCGCTCCCGTCCGGGCCTTTGCACCCGCGCACCGGCCCGGGGACCCGGCGCCCGCTGCACCGACGCGTGCTCGCCGCGACCGTACTGCTCGGCACGGTCCTCGGCCTGCTGCTCTTCGGCGCGGCCCCGGCATCGGCACACGCCGCGCTCACCGGGAGCAATCCGCAGGACGGGGCGGTGGTCGCCACCGCCCCCTCGGAGGTGAAGCTCACCTTCTCCGAACAGATCGCCATGGGCAAGGACTCGATCCGCGTCCTGGAACCCAGTGGGAAGCGCGCGGACCGTGCGACGGTCCGCGATCTCTCCGCAGGCGGGACGGTCGCCTACGGCGTCGAACTCCTCCCCGACCTGCCCCAGGGCACCTACACCGTCGCCTGGCGGGCCGTCTCGGCGGACAGCCACCCGATTTCGGGCGCGTTCACCTTCTCCATCGGCGCCCCCTCCTCCACGGAGGTGTCGCTGTCGGCGCAGGAGCCGGGCACGGGGGTGGTCGGCGTCCTCTACGACATCGCGCGCTACGCCGCGTACACCGGTTTCGTGCTGATGGTCGGCGGCGCCTCCTTCATCCTTCTGTGCTGGCAGCGCGGGGCGGGGGTGCGTCCGGTGCAGCGGCTCATCATCCACGGGTGGGTGACCCTGACCGCCGCCACCTTGGCCATGCTGCTGCTGCGCTCGCCGTACACCGGTTCCGGGAAGCTCGCGGACGCCTTCGAGCTGAGCGGGCTCAGGGACGTACTGGAATCCAAGACCGGCGCGGCGCTGGTCTCCCGACTGCTGCTGCTCGGGGCGGCTGCGCTGTTCATCGCGGTGCTCTTCGGGTCGTACGCCCGAAGGGATGCGGAACCGGACGGTACGCCCGGTGACGGTGGCGATGACGCGTCGGGCGTCGCCCGCAAGGACCTCACCTTCGGACTCGCTGTCGGCGGTACGGTCGTCGCCGCCGGGATCGCCGCCACCTGGGCCCTGTCCGAACACGCCTCGACCGGCATCCAGCCCGGCGTCGCCATGCCCGTCGACGTGATCCACCTGCTGGCCGTCGCGACCTGGCTCGGTGGGCTCGCCGCGCTGCTGACCACGCTGTACCGGGGCCCCTCGATCGAGGAAGGGGCGGTACGGAAGTTCTCCCAGGTGGCCTTCGTCAGCGTCGTCGCCCTCGCCGCGACCGGGCTGTACCAGTCCTGGCGGCAGGTCGGCTCCTGGTCGGCGCTGACGGGTACCTCGTACGGGCGACTGCTGCTGCTGAAGGTGGCGCTGGTGGGCGTGATGCTCGGCGTCGCCTGGCTGTCCCGACGCTGGACCCAGCGGCTGGGCCGGCAGACCGAATCCGACGACGCACCGGACGCAACAGAAGAGACAGCAGAGGAAACCGAGACGGAGACCGCGGTGGTCGGCGCCTCCACGGCGGCCGGCGGAACGGTTGCCGCGGCCGACCCGGTACGGGAGGCCCAGTTGGCCCGCCAGCGGTCCGCGGTGGCCAGCGCCGGCCGGAAGAAGGCCCGGGACGCCGACCCGCTCCGATCGGGGCTGCGCCGATCGGTGCTCGCCGAAGCCTCCATCGCCGTCGTGCTCCTCGCGGTGACGACGGTGCTCACCACCACCGAGCCGGGGCGCACCCAGGAAGAGGCCGCGAAGTCGACCGGCAGCTCTGCCGCGGGTGCGGTGGCACAGGGGCCCGCCGAGCTCAAGATCCCGTTCGACACCGGCGGGACGAACGGCAAGGGCACCATACGACTCACCCTCGATCCGGCCAGCCCGGGCGCCAACGCCCTGCACTTGTGGATCGACGACCCGGCCGGCGCCCCGCTGGACGCCCCGGAGATCTCGGTCTCCTTCACCCTTGAGGACAAGCAGATCGGTCCGCTGCCGACGACCCCGCAGCGGCTCGCCGCGGGACACTGGACAGCGCCGTCGGTGCAGATCCCGATGCCCGGCGACTGGAAGGTCCAGGTGACCGTGCGCACTTCGGACTTCGACCAGGTGACCGTCGACGAGAACGTGAAGATCGGCTGA
- the efeB gene encoding iron uptake transporter deferrochelatase/peroxidase subunit: MAAQVSTTDPADAVADGVSRRRLLTAAGAAGAAGLTLGAAGGAMAHAASAGPGPTALSTVGSTEVAFHGDHQPGITTPMQSHGHLVAFDLTAGAGRGQAAALMRRWSALAAELMAGDTAEQAGRDTGIALDAGPSSLTVTFGFGHGFFDRTGLVARRPAGLDPLPAFSADQLDPRRSHGDLWVQIGADDALVAFHALRAVQRAAGSTARVRWQMNGFNRAAGATARPMTTRNLMGQVDGTNNPKPAEADFDRRIFVAAGSDQEWLTGGSYAVVRRIRMLLDGWEGLPLKKQEAIIGRRKSDGAPLTGGTETTKLVLDARGSDGKLVIPDNAHARISAPEQNGGAAMLRRPFSYHDGIGPDGVPDAGLLFICWQADPLRGFVPVQRKLDRGDALSDFIRHEASGLYAVPGGAGKGEYVGQRLLES, encoded by the coding sequence ATCGCGGCCCAGGTATCCACCACCGACCCCGCAGACGCCGTTGCGGACGGGGTCTCGCGGCGGCGACTGCTGACCGCCGCCGGTGCCGCGGGCGCCGCGGGTCTGACGCTGGGGGCGGCGGGTGGGGCGATGGCCCACGCCGCGAGTGCAGGCCCCGGGCCGACCGCCCTGTCGACGGTCGGCTCGACCGAGGTCGCCTTCCACGGTGACCATCAGCCCGGGATCACAACGCCGATGCAGTCGCACGGCCATCTGGTCGCGTTCGATCTGACGGCCGGTGCCGGTCGCGGCCAGGCCGCGGCGCTGATGCGGCGCTGGTCGGCGCTGGCTGCGGAGCTGATGGCGGGCGACACGGCCGAGCAGGCGGGCAGGGACACGGGCATCGCGCTGGACGCCGGCCCCTCCTCGCTGACCGTGACCTTCGGTTTCGGCCATGGCTTCTTCGACCGGACGGGGTTGGTCGCACGGCGCCCGGCAGGGCTCGATCCGCTGCCGGCCTTCTCGGCTGACCAACTGGACCCCCGGCGATCACACGGTGATCTCTGGGTGCAGATCGGCGCGGACGACGCCCTGGTCGCCTTCCACGCGCTGCGCGCGGTGCAGCGGGCGGCGGGGAGCACCGCCCGGGTGCGTTGGCAGATGAACGGCTTCAACCGTGCGGCGGGTGCGACCGCCCGACCGATGACCACCCGCAATCTGATGGGGCAGGTCGACGGCACCAACAACCCGAAACCGGCCGAGGCGGACTTCGACCGGCGGATCTTCGTGGCGGCCGGGTCCGATCAGGAGTGGCTGACGGGCGGCTCCTACGCGGTCGTACGGCGCATCCGCATGCTCCTCGACGGCTGGGAAGGGCTCCCGCTGAAGAAGCAGGAGGCGATCATCGGCCGTCGCAAGTCGGACGGCGCCCCCCTCACCGGAGGGACGGAGACCACCAAGCTCGTACTGGATGCGCGGGGGTCCGATGGAAAGCTGGTGATCCCGGACAACGCGCACGCCCGTATCTCGGCCCCCGAACAGAACGGCGGTGCGGCGATGCTGCGGCGCCCGTTCTCGTACCACGACGGCATCGGGCCGGACGGTGTTCCGGACGCGGGGCTGCTGTTCATCTGCTGGCAGGCTGACCCGTTGCGGGGCTTCGTGCCGGTGCAGCGCAAGCTCGACCGGGGGGACGCCCTGTCGGACTTCATCCGGCACGAGGCGAGCGGCCTGTACGCGGTGCCGGGCGGCGCGGGCAAGGGCGAGTACGTGGGACAGCGGCTGCTGGAGTCATGA
- a CDS encoding ABC transporter permease, with amino-acid sequence MNTQKTQAPAATRIHNIGYRNYEGQRLGRDYGRRSLYSQSLRGAYGLGRSAKSKVLPMILFGVMVLPAAIIVAVAVATNAGKLPVDYTDYAIMTQPIIGLYIASQAPQSVSRDLRFKTMSLYLSRPIERSDYVLAKYAAMASALFILTAAPLVVLYLGSLLAKMDFSDQSKGFGQGMVSIAILSVLFGGIGLVLAALTPRRGFGVAAVIATLTISYGAVSTVQEIARASDSEGVIQWFGLFSPASLIDGLQTAFLGATSTFPGGAGPGAGVGVVYLLVISALIVGSYAVLMRRYRKVGL; translated from the coding sequence ATGAACACCCAGAAGACACAGGCCCCCGCGGCCACGCGCATCCACAACATCGGATACCGGAACTACGAAGGGCAGCGCCTCGGCCGCGACTACGGTCGCCGTTCGCTGTACTCGCAGTCCCTGCGCGGTGCCTATGGACTCGGCCGTTCGGCCAAGTCCAAGGTGCTGCCGATGATCCTCTTCGGCGTGATGGTTCTGCCCGCGGCGATCATCGTCGCGGTCGCCGTCGCGACCAACGCCGGCAAGCTCCCCGTGGACTACACCGACTACGCGATCATGACCCAGCCCATCATCGGGCTGTACATCGCCTCGCAGGCACCGCAGTCCGTCTCCCGCGACCTGCGGTTCAAGACGATGTCGTTGTACCTCTCACGCCCCATCGAACGCTCCGACTATGTGCTCGCCAAGTACGCGGCGATGGCCTCGGCGCTGTTCATCCTCACCGCCGCTCCCCTGGTGGTCCTCTACCTGGGTTCCCTGCTCGCCAAGATGGACTTCTCCGACCAGTCGAAGGGGTTCGGCCAGGGCATGGTCTCTATCGCGATCCTCTCCGTGCTCTTCGGCGGGATCGGTCTGGTGCTCGCCGCGCTCACCCCGCGCCGCGGCTTCGGCGTCGCCGCCGTCATCGCCACGCTCACCATCAGCTACGGCGCCGTGTCCACCGTGCAGGAGATCGCCCGCGCCTCCGACTCGGAGGGCGTCATCCAGTGGTTCGGACTGTTCTCGCCCGCCTCGCTCATCGACGGCCTCCAGACGGCGTTCCTCGGCGCCACCTCCACCTTCCCCGGCGGGGCCGGTCCCGGCGCCGGCGTGGGCGTGGTCTATCTGCTGGTCATCTCCGCGCTCATCGTCGGTTCGTACGCCGTGCTGATGCGCCGCTACCGGAAGGTCGGGCTGTGA
- the serS gene encoding serine--tRNA ligase, translated as MIDLRLLREDPDRVRASQRARGEDVALVDALLSADERRRSSGVRFDELRSEQKSLGKLIPKATPEERAELLKRAEQLKADVKAADAVQGEADEEARRLLLQLGNIVHEGVPVGGEEDFVVLETHGTVRDFAAEGFEARDHLELGEALGAIDVERGAKVSGSRFYYLTGVGALLELALVNASIAQATEAGFIPMLTPTLVRPRAMEGTGFLGQAAENVYHLEKDDYYLVGTSEVPLAAYHMDEILEADKLPLRYAGFSPCYRREAGTYGKDTRGIFRVHQFDKVEMFSYVTPDEAAAEHQRLLEWEKQWLTALELPFRVIDVATGDLGASAARKYDCEAWIPTQGKYRELTSASNCDSFQARRLSIRMRDGKKVQPLSTLNGTLCAVPRTIVAILENHQLADGSVRVPPVLRPYLGGREILEPITK; from the coding sequence GTGATTGACCTTCGCCTGCTCCGTGAGGACCCCGACCGTGTTCGCGCCTCCCAGCGCGCCCGTGGAGAGGACGTCGCCCTCGTCGACGCCCTGCTCTCCGCCGATGAGCGACGCAGGTCCTCCGGGGTCCGCTTCGACGAGCTGCGCTCCGAGCAGAAGTCCCTCGGCAAGCTCATCCCCAAGGCGACCCCCGAAGAGCGGGCAGAGCTGCTGAAGCGGGCCGAACAGCTGAAGGCCGACGTCAAAGCTGCGGACGCCGTACAGGGCGAGGCGGACGAAGAGGCCCGCCGCCTCCTCCTCCAGCTCGGCAACATCGTCCACGAGGGCGTGCCCGTGGGCGGCGAAGAGGACTTCGTCGTCCTGGAGACCCACGGCACGGTCCGCGACTTCGCTGCCGAGGGCTTCGAGGCCAGGGACCACCTGGAGCTCGGCGAGGCGCTGGGCGCCATCGACGTCGAGCGCGGCGCAAAGGTCTCCGGCTCGCGCTTCTACTACCTGACCGGCGTCGGCGCACTGCTGGAGCTGGCCCTGGTCAACGCCTCGATCGCCCAGGCCACCGAGGCCGGATTCATCCCGATGCTGACCCCGACCCTGGTCCGCCCACGGGCCATGGAGGGCACCGGCTTCCTGGGGCAGGCCGCGGAGAACGTCTACCACCTGGAGAAGGACGACTACTACCTGGTGGGCACGTCCGAGGTGCCGCTCGCCGCGTACCACATGGACGAGATCCTGGAAGCAGACAAGCTCCCCCTGCGGTACGCGGGCTTCTCGCCCTGCTACCGCCGAGAGGCCGGGACGTACGGCAAGGACACCCGCGGCATCTTCCGGGTGCACCAGTTCGACAAGGTCGAGATGTTCTCCTACGTCACGCCCGACGAGGCAGCGGCCGAGCACCAGCGGCTGCTGGAGTGGGAGAAGCAGTGGCTGACCGCTCTTGAGCTCCCCTTCCGGGTGATCGACGTGGCCACCGGCGATCTGGGCGCCTCCGCCGCCCGCAAGTACGACTGCGAGGCGTGGATCCCCACCCAGGGCAAGTACCGCGAGCTGACCTCCGCATCGAACTGCGACAGCTTCCAGGCCCGCCGGCTCTCCATCCGGATGCGCGACGGCAAGAAGGTCCAGCCCCTGTCGACGCTGAACGGCACCCTGTGCGCCGTACCGCGCACGATCGTGGCCATCCTGGAGAACCACCAGCTGGCCGACGGTTCGGTCCGAGTGCCGCCCGTGCTGCGGCCGTACCTCGGTGGCCGGGAGATCCTGGAGCCGATCACCAAGTGA
- the pheA gene encoding prephenate dehydratase, with amino-acid sequence MSATRYTYLGPEGTFTEAALRTLPEAATRELVPMVSVPAALDAVRNGEAAAALVPIENSVEGGVTATLDELASGEPLMIYREVLLPIAFALLVRPGTQLSAIKTVTGHPVAQPQVRQWLRAHLPDAVWESAASNADGARLVQEGRFDAAFAGEFAAKTYGLEPLVTDIHDAENAETRFVLVGRPARPAAPTGADKTSVVIWLGDDRPGALLELLQEFAVRGVNLMLIQSRPTGAGIGNYCFAVDAEGHISDRRVGEALMGLKRICPKVRFLGSYPRAGVSPAQVQEPRAGTSDGDFTAASDWLARCQDGRS; translated from the coding sequence ATGTCAGCCACGCGCTACACCTACCTGGGTCCCGAGGGCACCTTCACCGAGGCCGCACTGCGCACGCTGCCCGAGGCAGCCACCCGCGAGCTCGTCCCGATGGTGTCCGTGCCCGCCGCGCTCGACGCGGTGCGCAACGGGGAAGCCGCCGCCGCCCTCGTACCCATCGAGAACTCCGTGGAGGGCGGTGTCACCGCCACCCTCGACGAACTGGCGTCGGGCGAGCCGCTGATGATCTATCGCGAGGTGCTGCTGCCGATCGCCTTCGCGCTGCTGGTGCGTCCGGGGACCCAACTGTCCGCGATCAAGACGGTGACCGGGCATCCGGTCGCCCAGCCCCAGGTGCGCCAGTGGCTGCGTGCGCATCTGCCGGACGCGGTCTGGGAGTCCGCCGCGTCGAACGCGGACGGCGCCCGGCTGGTGCAGGAGGGACGGTTCGACGCTGCGTTCGCCGGTGAGTTCGCCGCGAAGACGTACGGCCTTGAACCGCTGGTGACGGACATCCATGACGCGGAGAACGCCGAGACGCGCTTCGTGCTGGTGGGACGCCCCGCCAGGCCGGCCGCGCCGACGGGTGCGGACAAGACGTCCGTGGTCATCTGGTTGGGCGACGACCGCCCAGGTGCGCTGCTGGAACTGCTCCAGGAATTCGCCGTGCGCGGGGTCAACCTGATGTTGATCCAGTCCAGGCCGACGGGCGCCGGCATCGGGAACTACTGCTTCGCGGTGGACGCCGAGGGCCATATCTCCGACCGGAGGGTGGGCGAGGCCCTGATGGGTCTCAAGCGCATCTGTCCGAAGGTGCGGTTCCTCGGCTCGTACCCGCGGGCGGGGGTCTCGCCCGCTCAGGTGCAGGAGCCCCGGGCCGGGACCTCTGACGGCGACTTCACGGCGGCGTCGGACTGGCTGGCCCGCTGTCAGGACGGACGGTCCTGA
- a CDS encoding NADPH-dependent F420 reductase, with the protein MTRIGFLGTGNVARAVAAGAAAAGHDVVLGSRDPRTKPPGSLPVVSLADAVDHGEVVVNATPGTESIALLTPFAPQLAGKVLLDIAVGLTESWELAHPNSSIGEQIQEAFPDVRVVKTLCTMDSTVMIAPEKLAGPSTVFLSGEDADAKAQVSALLKDLGWPDATQLDLGGIESSRGQEHLALLFMSVATALDSHLFNFTVVPSRGAPSTA; encoded by the coding sequence ATGACCAGAATCGGATTCCTCGGTACCGGCAATGTCGCTCGGGCCGTAGCCGCTGGGGCAGCGGCTGCGGGCCATGACGTCGTGCTCGGCTCACGCGATCCCCGCACCAAACCGCCCGGCTCCCTGCCCGTGGTGTCGCTCGCCGACGCCGTCGATCACGGTGAGGTGGTCGTCAACGCGACCCCCGGCACCGAGTCCATAGCCCTCCTCACCCCCTTCGCGCCGCAGCTCGCGGGCAAGGTGCTGCTCGACATCGCCGTGGGGCTCACGGAGAGTTGGGAGCTCGCCCACCCCAACTCCAGCATCGGTGAACAGATCCAGGAGGCGTTCCCCGATGTCAGGGTCGTCAAGACCCTCTGCACCATGGATTCGACGGTCATGATCGCGCCCGAGAAGCTCGCCGGACCCAGCACGGTCTTCCTCTCCGGCGAGGACGCGGATGCGAAGGCGCAGGTCTCCGCCCTGCTCAAAGACCTTGGCTGGCCGGACGCCACCCAGCTGGACCTGGGGGGCATCGAGAGCTCCCGCGGGCAGGAGCACCTGGCGCTCCTCTTTATGTCCGTCGCCACGGCGCTCGACTCGCACCTGTTCAACTTCACCGTCGTACCCAGCCGGGGAGCCCCCTCGACGGCCTGA
- a CDS encoding HAD family hydrolase — protein MSPAAPFPYRLIATDLDGTLLRGDETISGRTRDALAAATAAGAAHIVVTGRSVPWTRHILDDLGYEGLAVCGQGAQLYHAGEHRLLTSLTLDRRIAEIALAKLEGAIGPLALAASRDGLAGEVLVSAGYAVQEGPLPVIPLGSVAELWTAPLNKIYIQHPELDDDALAAIAMETIGGLVNVVMAGPGIVEILPLGLSKASGLSIAARRLGLRAADTIAFGDMPNDIPMFGWAAHGVAMANAHDTLKAVADDVTTSNEDDGIAETLEKLLVG, from the coding sequence GTGAGCCCCGCTGCCCCATTCCCGTACCGCCTGATCGCCACCGATCTCGACGGCACCCTGCTCCGCGGCGACGAGACCATATCGGGACGGACTCGGGACGCGCTCGCCGCGGCCACCGCGGCGGGCGCCGCGCACATCGTCGTCACCGGGCGTTCCGTGCCCTGGACCCGGCACATCCTGGACGATCTGGGGTACGAGGGGCTGGCCGTCTGTGGTCAGGGCGCCCAGCTCTACCACGCGGGGGAGCACCGGTTGCTGACCTCCCTCACCCTGGACCGGCGGATCGCCGAGATCGCCCTGGCGAAGCTCGAAGGGGCGATCGGGCCCTTGGCACTGGCCGCGAGTCGGGATGGGCTGGCCGGGGAAGTGCTGGTCAGCGCCGGCTACGCCGTGCAGGAGGGGCCCCTTCCGGTGATCCCCCTGGGCTCCGTCGCCGAGCTGTGGACCGCACCTCTGAACAAGATCTACATACAGCATCCCGAGCTGGACGACGATGCGCTGGCCGCGATCGCGATGGAGACGATCGGCGGTCTGGTGAACGTGGTCATGGCGGGGCCGGGGATAGTGGAGATCCTTCCGCTCGGGCTCTCCAAGGCGAGCGGTCTTTCCATCGCCGCCCGTCGGCTGGGGCTGCGCGCCGCCGACACCATCGCCTTCGGTGACATGCCCAACGACATCCCCATGTTCGGTTGGGCGGCCCACGGGGTGGCCATGGCGAACGCACACGACACCCTCAAAGCCGTCGCCGACGACGTCACGACCTCCAACGAGGACGACGGCATCGCGGAGACACTGGAGAAGCTGCTCGTCGGCTGA
- a CDS encoding ABC transporter ATP-binding protein, protein MTTINIEHTSRWFGNVVAVNDVTMTIGPGVTGLLGPNGAGKSTLINMMGGFLAPSTGQVTLDGQPIWRNESVYRQIGVVPEREGMYDFLTGREFVVANAELHGLDERAAQQALATVEMEYAQDRKIATYSKGMRQRVKMASALVHDPAVLLLDEPFNGMDPRQRMQLMDLLRHMGATGRTVLFSSHILEEVEQLASHIEVIVAGRHAASGDFRKIRRLMTDRPHRYLVRSSDDRALAAALIADPSTAGIEVDLVEGALRIQAVDFGRFTQLLPQVAREHSIRLLTVSPSDESLESVFSYLVAA, encoded by the coding sequence GTGACCACCATCAACATCGAGCACACCTCGCGGTGGTTCGGAAACGTCGTGGCCGTCAATGACGTCACGATGACCATCGGCCCGGGTGTCACCGGTCTCCTCGGCCCCAACGGCGCCGGCAAGTCCACCTTGATCAACATGATGGGTGGCTTCCTCGCTCCCTCGACCGGGCAGGTCACGCTTGACGGCCAGCCGATCTGGCGGAACGAGTCGGTCTACCGGCAGATCGGGGTCGTACCCGAGCGGGAGGGCATGTACGACTTCCTCACCGGCCGGGAATTCGTCGTCGCCAACGCCGAGTTGCATGGACTCGACGAACGGGCGGCCCAGCAGGCCCTCGCCACCGTGGAGATGGAGTACGCGCAGGACCGCAAGATCGCCACGTACAGCAAGGGCATGAGGCAGCGGGTCAAGATGGCGTCCGCGTTGGTCCACGACCCTGCCGTGCTGCTGTTGGACGAGCCCTTCAACGGTATGGACCCCCGTCAGCGGATGCAGTTGATGGATCTGCTGCGCCACATGGGGGCCACGGGACGGACGGTGCTGTTCTCCTCGCACATCCTGGAGGAGGTCGAGCAACTCGCTTCGCACATCGAGGTGATCGTCGCCGGTCGACACGCCGCTTCCGGCGACTTCCGCAAGATCCGTCGACTGATGACGGACCGCCCCCACCGCTATCTCGTGCGCTCAAGCGACGACCGTGCGCTCGCCGCCGCACTGATCGCCGACCCCTCCACGGCCGGAATCGAGGTGGACCTCGTCGAAGGCGCGCTGCGCATCCAGGCCGTCGACTTCGGCCGGTTCACCCAACTCCTGCCGCAGGTGGCCCGTGAGCACTCCATCCGGCTGCTCACCGTCTCACCGTCGGACGAATCCCTTGAATCGGTCTTCTCGTACCTCGTAGCGGCCTGA
- a CDS encoding ABC transporter permease, giving the protein MYNPTVARLTYRAVLGRRRAAILFILPALLLFIAIAVRMFNGVDDQIAADLLGGFALAAMVPLIGVIAGTGSIGPEIDDGSIVYLLAKPVKRSTIIFTKLIVAIAVTMAFSAIPTLIAGFILNGNGQQVAIAYTVAALVASIAYSALFLLLGTVSRHAVVIGLIYALVWEALFGSLVPGARTLSVQQWALSLAERIAGDGLIGSDVGLPLAASLLAGVTVVATWYAGQKLRVLKLAGEE; this is encoded by the coding sequence ATGTACAACCCCACAGTCGCCCGGCTCACCTATCGGGCCGTCCTCGGCAGGCGCCGGGCTGCGATCCTCTTCATCCTGCCCGCACTTCTGCTGTTCATCGCCATCGCCGTCCGCATGTTCAACGGTGTGGACGACCAGATCGCCGCCGACCTCCTGGGCGGGTTCGCCCTCGCCGCGATGGTGCCGCTGATCGGTGTCATCGCGGGAACCGGATCGATCGGCCCCGAGATCGACGACGGATCGATCGTCTACCTCCTCGCCAAGCCGGTGAAGCGCTCCACGATCATCTTCACCAAGTTGATCGTGGCGATCGCCGTGACGATGGCCTTCTCCGCCATACCGACCCTGATCGCCGGCTTCATCCTGAACGGCAACGGCCAGCAGGTCGCGATCGCCTACACCGTGGCGGCACTGGTCGCCTCCATCGCCTACAGCGCGCTGTTCCTGCTGCTCGGCACGGTGAGCAGGCACGCGGTCGTCATCGGACTGATCTACGCCCTGGTCTGGGAGGCCCTGTTCGGCAGCCTGGTGCCCGGGGCGCGCACCCTGAGCGTGCAGCAGTGGGCACTGTCGCTCGCCGAGCGGATCGCGGGCGATGGACTGATCGGCTCGGACGTGGGACTGCCGCTGGCGGCCTCGCTGCTGGCCGGGGTCACGGTGGTGGCCACCTGGTACGCGGGCCAGAAGCTTCGAGTGTTGAAGCTCGCCGGCGAGGAGTGA
- a CDS encoding ABC transporter ATP-binding protein — protein MRFPRVTALDRLSLDIGPGVTGLVGSNGAGKSTLIKILLGLSPATEGRASVLGLDVATSGGAIREQVGYMPEHDCLPPDVSATEFVVHMARISGLPPAAARERTADTLRHVGLYEERYRPIGGYSTGMKQRVKLAQALVHDPKLVFLDEPTNGLDPVGRDEMLGLIRRIYADFGISVLVTSHLLGELERTCDHVVVIDGGTLLRSSSTSDFTQSTATLAVEVTDTDEHPDGTTALRKRLTDAGLTLHQGVEDGLPGAGHILLVESTGEETYDIVRDTVADLGLGLVRMEQRRHHIAEVFRPSGKQTATNGTGQAMEVQAG, from the coding sequence ATGCGGTTCCCCAGGGTGACCGCTCTTGACCGGCTCTCTTTGGACATCGGACCGGGTGTGACCGGTTTGGTGGGTTCCAACGGAGCTGGCAAGTCCACATTGATCAAGATCCTGCTGGGTCTGTCGCCCGCCACGGAAGGCCGGGCCTCGGTGCTCGGGCTCGACGTCGCCACCAGCGGTGGCGCCATCCGCGAGCAGGTGGGCTACATGCCCGAGCACGACTGCCTGCCGCCCGATGTGTCGGCCACCGAGTTCGTCGTCCACATGGCGCGCATATCCGGGCTGCCGCCCGCCGCGGCCCGGGAACGGACCGCGGACACCCTGCGACACGTGGGCCTCTACGAGGAGCGGTACCGCCCCATCGGCGGCTACTCCACGGGCATGAAGCAGCGGGTCAAACTGGCCCAGGCTCTGGTCCACGACCCCAAACTGGTCTTCCTGGACGAGCCGACCAACGGCCTCGACCCGGTCGGCCGGGACGAGATGCTCGGCCTGATCCGCCGCATCTACGCCGACTTCGGCATTTCGGTCCTGGTCACCTCACATCTGCTGGGCGAGCTTGAGCGCACCTGCGACCACGTGGTCGTCATCGACGGTGGCACCCTGCTGCGGTCCAGCTCCACCAGCGACTTCACGCAGAGCACGGCCACCCTCGCGGTCGAGGTCACCGACACGGACGAGCACCCCGACGGCACCACCGCCCTGCGGAAACGACTCACCGACGCAGGACTCACCCTCCACCAGGGGGTCGAGGACGGGCTCCCCGGAGCCGGACACATCCTGCTCGTCGAGTCGACCGGTGAAGAGACCTACGACATCGTGCGCGACACCGTCGCGGACCTCGGGCTCGGACTCGTCCGCATGGAACAGCGGCGCCACCACATCGCCGAGGTCTTCCGTCCGAGCGGCAAGCAGACCGCCACGAACGGCACCGGGCAGGCCATGGAGGTGCAAGCCGGATGA